From a single Nicotiana tabacum cultivar K326 chromosome 8, ASM71507v2, whole genome shotgun sequence genomic region:
- the LOC142163201 gene encoding uncharacterized protein LOC142163201, with protein sequence MQILKSGPKLNHQQAVEHVKDISKQEVDECLCAIGVMPKAINCTTVTLLPKITNHTNIKDYRPIFCCTILYKIIYKILSSRLQKVMGFLIDGAQAGFIPRRKEGDNIILAHELIKAYSRKHISPRCMIKASQRSKDYKYFHYHPKCKKLGITHLSFADDLLLFARGDNQFVAMLKQYFDQFSIASGVKANLNKSSVYFGGVDNTEQELILQQLGYMKGELPFRYLGVPLATKKIEGDTMAGSD encoded by the exons ATGCAAATACTGAAGAGTGGCCCTAAACTAAATCACCAACAAGCAGTGGAGCATGTTAAAGATATATCTAAGCAAGAAGTAGATGaatgtttgtgtgctattg GAGTGATGCCTAAGGCCATTAACTGTACTACAGTTACTCTATTGCCTAAGATCACCAACCATACTAACATCAAGGACTACAGACCTATATTCTGTTGTACTATATTGTATAAGATTATATACAAAATCTTATCATCAAGGCTGCAGAAAGTAATGGGGTTCTTGATTGATGGGGCTCAGGCTGGTTTCATCCCAAGAAGAAAAGAGGGTGATAATATTATCCTAGCACATGAGCTGATTAAGGCTTACTCAAGGAAACATATATCACCTAGATGTATGATCAAG GCTTCTCAGAGATCTAAAGATTATAAGTACTTCCACTATCATCCAAAGTGCAAGAAACTAGGCATTACTCATTTGAGTTTTGCTGATGATCTCCTATTGTTTGCTAGGGGAGATAACCAATTTGTGGCAATGTTGAAGCAATATTTTGATCAGTTCTCCATAGCATCTGGGGTAAAAGCTAATCTAAACAAAAGTTCAGTATATTTTGGTGGAGTGGACAATACAGAACAAGAACTTATACTTCAGCAACTTGGTTATATGAAAGGTGAACTACCATTTAGGTACTTGGGAGTGCCTCTTGCTACCAAAAAGATTGAAGGTGACACAATGGCAGGCTCTGATTGA